A region of Micromonospora sp. WMMD882 DNA encodes the following proteins:
- the rplT gene encoding 50S ribosomal protein L20, whose amino-acid sequence MARVKRAVNAQKKRRTLLETASGYRGQRSRLYRKAKEQVLHSMQYAYRDRRDRKGDFRQLWIQRINAGARANGMTYNRLIQGLRLAGVEVDRKILADLAVNDATAFAAIVEVARAAVAAEGTGGAAAQAA is encoded by the coding sequence ATGGCACGCGTCAAGCGGGCGGTAAACGCCCAGAAGAAGCGTCGTACCCTGCTGGAGACCGCGAGCGGTTACCGCGGTCAGCGCTCCCGGCTGTACCGCAAGGCCAAGGAGCAGGTGCTGCACTCGATGCAGTACGCCTACCGGGACCGCCGGGACCGCAAGGGCGACTTCCGGCAGCTCTGGATCCAGCGGATCAACGCCGGCGCCCGCGCCAACGGGATGACCTACAACCGGCTGATCCAGGGCCTGCGACTGGCCGGGGTCGAGGTCGACCGGAAGATCCTCGCCGACCTGGCGGTCAACGACGCCACCGCGTTCGCCGCCATCGTCGAGGTCGCCCGGGCCGCCGTGGCGGCCGAGGGCACCGGCGGCGCGGCGGCCCAGGCCGCCTGA
- the rpmI gene encoding 50S ribosomal protein L35 has translation MPKMKSHTGTGKRVKVTGRGKIVAQQAGLRHKLEKKSSTHTRRLTGTVELAKADVKRIKKLLGR, from the coding sequence ATGCCGAAGATGAAGAGCCACACGGGAACGGGCAAGCGGGTGAAGGTGACCGGCCGGGGCAAGATCGTTGCCCAGCAGGCCGGCCTCCGGCACAAGCTGGAGAAGAAGTCCTCCACCCACACCCGGCGGCTGACCGGCACGGTCGAGCTGGCCAAGGCTGACGTCAAGCGAATCAAGAAGCTGCTCGGCCGCTGA
- the infC gene encoding translation initiation factor IF-3 → MNEQIRAREVRLVGPEGEQVGIVPLERALQLAADVDLDLVEVAPMARPPVCKLMDFGKFKYESALKAREARRNQQQTVIKEMKLRPKIDPHDYETKKGHVVRFLKAGDKVKVTIMFRGREQSRPELGYRLLRKLESEISELGYVEAAPKQDGRNMIMVLAPHRATKAAATAARAGTPREREAGAAEAPPAGAAEPAGSTGE, encoded by the coding sequence GTGAACGAGCAGATCCGGGCACGTGAGGTCCGACTGGTCGGCCCTGAGGGTGAGCAGGTGGGCATCGTCCCGCTGGAGCGCGCCCTGCAGCTGGCCGCGGACGTCGACCTGGACCTGGTCGAGGTTGCGCCGATGGCGCGCCCGCCGGTGTGCAAGCTCATGGACTTCGGCAAGTTCAAGTACGAGAGCGCACTGAAGGCGCGCGAAGCGCGGCGTAACCAGCAGCAGACCGTCATCAAGGAGATGAAGCTCCGGCCGAAGATCGACCCGCACGACTACGAGACCAAGAAGGGTCACGTGGTGCGGTTCCTCAAGGCCGGCGACAAGGTCAAGGTGACGATCATGTTCCGCGGTCGCGAGCAGAGCCGCCCGGAGCTGGGCTACCGGCTCCTGCGCAAGCTCGAGTCCGAGATCTCGGAACTGGGGTACGTCGAGGCCGCTCCGAAACAGGACGGCCGAAACATGATCATGGTTCTCGCACCGCACCGCGCCACCAAGGCCGCCGCCACGGCGGCCCGGGCCGGCACGCCGCGGGAGCGGGAGGCCGGTGCCGCCGAGGCACCACCGGCCGGGGCGGCCGAGCCCGCCGGGTCCACCGGCGAGTAA
- a CDS encoding PH domain-containing protein, with the protein MSDSDLVRLRPRRIRLVCWSSAVALVVVFSAVATSLQGPTGNGYGTFQRGDQFAMIGLGLLGAFVILLFTRPRVEADAHGVRVRNIVGSYELPWEVVRNVRFDRGAPWASLELHDDDLLPMVALQAADKELAVDGVRALRRLHRARQATLAQG; encoded by the coding sequence GTGAGCGATTCCGACCTGGTACGCCTGCGTCCCCGCCGGATCCGGCTGGTCTGCTGGTCGTCGGCCGTGGCGTTGGTGGTGGTCTTCAGCGCGGTGGCCACCTCGCTGCAGGGCCCGACCGGGAACGGCTACGGCACGTTCCAGCGCGGCGACCAGTTCGCCATGATCGGGTTGGGTCTCCTCGGCGCGTTCGTGATCCTGCTGTTCACCCGGCCCCGGGTCGAGGCCGACGCCCACGGCGTCCGGGTGCGCAACATCGTCGGCTCGTACGAGCTGCCCTGGGAGGTCGTCCGTAACGTCCGGTTCGACCGGGGCGCGCCGTGGGCCAGCCTGGAGCTGCACGACGACGACCTGCTGCCGATGGTGGCGTTGCAGGCGGCCGACAAGGAGCTGGCGGTCGACGGAGTGCGGGCGCTGCGTCGCCTGCACCGGGCCCGACAGGCCACCCTCGCCCAGGGCTGA
- a CDS encoding DMT family transporter, with product MRPLPPAAALTLVALGGAAAAAQGVINAEFGARAGDPVLGAVVNNLVGTLLVALALLASSSARAGLRALRTARLPWWAYLGGLGGAAIVVIATYVVPLLGVAVFTIAQVAGSSLGGLAVDRTGLAPVGRLALTAPRVGGALLGVAAVSLAQLGRPLGDLALGGVLLAVLGGLAVALQSALNGRVSAVAGTVAGAAVNFAVSTVAVLTVATVAGGLARTPANWPADWYLWAGGLFGVTIVVALLVGVRSVGVLRTGLVLVAGQLAGSLLFDALLPDGAGLRLPVLLGALLTLLAALVAGRGGRRRIGPAPSASRPVAPAVDPLRTR from the coding sequence GTGAGGCCGCTGCCCCCGGCGGCGGCGCTCACCCTGGTCGCCCTCGGCGGCGCCGCCGCGGCGGCGCAGGGCGTGATCAACGCCGAGTTCGGCGCGCGGGCCGGCGACCCGGTGCTGGGGGCGGTGGTCAACAACCTGGTCGGCACGCTGCTCGTCGCGCTCGCCCTGCTGGCGTCGTCGTCGGCACGGGCCGGGCTGCGGGCGCTGCGGACCGCCCGGTTGCCCTGGTGGGCGTACCTCGGTGGGTTGGGCGGGGCGGCGATCGTGGTGATCGCCACGTACGTCGTGCCGCTGCTCGGGGTGGCCGTGTTCACCATCGCCCAGGTCGCCGGGAGCAGCCTCGGCGGGCTCGCGGTGGACCGGACCGGGCTCGCCCCGGTGGGTCGGCTGGCGTTGACCGCGCCCCGGGTCGGCGGCGCGCTGCTCGGGGTGGCGGCGGTCAGCCTGGCCCAGCTCGGCCGTCCGCTAGGCGACCTCGCCCTCGGCGGGGTGCTGCTCGCCGTGCTGGGCGGACTGGCGGTGGCCCTGCAGTCCGCGCTGAACGGCCGGGTGTCGGCCGTCGCCGGCACCGTCGCCGGCGCGGCGGTGAACTTCGCGGTGAGCACCGTGGCGGTGCTGACGGTGGCGACGGTGGCCGGCGGGCTGGCCCGGACCCCGGCGAACTGGCCCGCCGACTGGTACCTGTGGGCCGGTGGGCTGTTCGGCGTGACCATCGTGGTCGCCCTGCTGGTCGGCGTCCGGTCGGTCGGGGTGCTGCGGACCGGGCTGGTGCTGGTGGCCGGTCAGCTCGCGGGCTCCCTGCTGTTCGACGCGCTGCTGCCAGACGGGGCCGGGCTGCGGTTGCCGGTGCTCCTCGGCGCGCTGCTCACCCTGCTCGCGGCGTTGGTCGCCGGCCGGGGCGGCCGGCGACGGATTGGCCCGGCGCCGTCGGCGTCGCGGCCGGTGGCCCCGGCGGTGGACCCGCTACGGACCCGCTGA
- the hisG gene encoding ATP phosphoribosyltransferase, whose product MLRVAIPNKGTLAEPAAQMLREAGYRQRTDSKDLVCRDEGNDVEFFYLRPKDIATYVGSGDLDLGITGRDLLIDSGAPAEEVVDLSFGRATFRFAARPDDIATVSELGGRRIATAYPGLVERHLADLGVKADVIRLDGAVENAVRLGVADVVADVVETGATLRQAGLVVFGEPLLRSAAVLVRRVDAPGCAQADQLRHRLHGVLVARRYVMLAYDVPANLLEQATALTPGIESPTISPLHREGWVAVQAMVARDQVHRIMDELYEVGARAILVTNIHACRL is encoded by the coding sequence ATGCTGCGCGTCGCCATCCCCAACAAGGGCACCCTCGCCGAACCCGCCGCCCAGATGCTGCGCGAGGCGGGCTACCGCCAGCGCACCGACAGCAAGGACCTGGTCTGCCGGGACGAGGGCAACGACGTCGAGTTCTTCTACCTGCGGCCCAAGGACATCGCCACCTACGTCGGCTCGGGTGACCTCGACCTGGGCATCACCGGCCGTGACCTGCTGATCGACTCCGGCGCGCCGGCCGAGGAGGTGGTCGACCTGAGCTTCGGCCGGGCCACCTTCCGGTTCGCCGCCCGCCCGGACGACATCGCCACCGTGTCGGAGCTGGGCGGTCGCCGGATCGCCACCGCGTACCCGGGCCTGGTCGAGCGGCACCTGGCCGACCTGGGCGTCAAGGCCGACGTGATCCGGCTCGACGGCGCGGTGGAGAACGCCGTCCGGCTCGGCGTCGCCGACGTGGTCGCCGACGTGGTGGAGACCGGGGCCACCCTGCGCCAGGCCGGCCTGGTCGTGTTCGGCGAGCCGCTGCTGCGCTCGGCCGCGGTGCTGGTCCGCCGGGTCGACGCGCCCGGCTGCGCGCAGGCCGACCAGCTCCGGCACCGGTTGCACGGGGTGCTGGTCGCCCGCCGGTACGTGATGCTCGCCTACGACGTCCCGGCGAACCTGCTGGAGCAGGCCACCGCGCTGACCCCGGGCATCGAGTCGCCGACCATCTCGCCGTTGCACCGCGAGGGCTGGGTGGCCGTCCAGGCGATGGTGGCCCGGGACCAGGTGCACCGGATCATGGACGAGCTGTACGAGGTCGGGGCCCGCGCCATCCTGGTCACCAACATCCACGCCTGCCGGCTGTGA
- a CDS encoding phosphoribosyl-ATP diphosphatase yields the protein MKTFEELFAELQAKAAAGTPGSGTVAALERGVHFIGKKVVEEAAESWMAAEHEGPARTAEEISQLLYQVQVLMLASGLELEDVYRHL from the coding sequence GTGAAGACGTTCGAGGAGCTGTTCGCCGAGCTGCAGGCCAAGGCCGCCGCCGGCACCCCCGGCTCGGGCACGGTCGCCGCCCTGGAGCGGGGGGTCCACTTCATCGGCAAGAAGGTCGTCGAGGAGGCGGCCGAGTCGTGGATGGCCGCCGAGCACGAGGGGCCCGCGCGGACCGCCGAGGAGATCTCCCAGCTGCTCTACCAGGTCCAGGTGCTGATGCTGGCCAGCGGCCTCGAGCTCGAGGACGTCTACCGACATCTGTGA
- a CDS encoding ABC transporter substrate-binding protein, which produces MTGPSRTVALTAAVAVLAAVAGCAPQDDAPAPAGSGAAACAPGDLPTRTPGKLTIATDEPAYEPWFKDNKPDTGEGFESAVAYAVAERLGYDRADVTWTRVKFDTAIAPGPKEFDFDVNQFSVTEERKRAVDFSAPYYLVRQTVVALKTSKIAGKTSLADLRDARLGAQVGTTSYQAITDVLKPTVAPQVYNSNDDAKKALQNGQLDGLIVDLPTAFYITGAEIPEAVVVGQVPQVGTPEAFGLLLDKGSPLTGCVSQAVSALERAGALRELERRWLAQAAGAPELT; this is translated from the coding sequence ATGACCGGTCCCTCACGTACCGTCGCGCTCACCGCCGCCGTGGCCGTCCTGGCCGCGGTCGCCGGATGCGCCCCGCAGGACGACGCCCCCGCCCCGGCCGGCAGCGGCGCCGCCGCGTGCGCTCCGGGCGACCTGCCCACCCGGACGCCCGGCAAGCTCACGATCGCCACCGACGAGCCGGCGTACGAGCCGTGGTTCAAGGACAACAAACCGGACACCGGTGAGGGCTTCGAGTCCGCCGTGGCGTACGCGGTCGCCGAGCGGCTCGGGTACGACCGGGCGGACGTCACCTGGACCCGGGTCAAGTTCGACACCGCCATCGCGCCCGGCCCGAAGGAGTTCGACTTCGACGTCAACCAGTTCTCCGTCACCGAGGAGCGCAAACGGGCGGTCGACTTCTCCGCCCCGTACTACCTGGTCCGGCAGACCGTGGTCGCGTTGAAGACGTCGAAGATCGCCGGGAAGACGTCCCTGGCCGACCTGCGGGACGCCCGGCTCGGCGCGCAGGTCGGCACCACCAGCTACCAGGCGATCACCGACGTGCTCAAGCCGACCGTCGCGCCGCAGGTCTACAACAGCAACGACGACGCGAAGAAGGCCCTGCAGAACGGGCAGCTCGACGGCCTGATCGTGGACCTGCCCACCGCGTTCTACATCACCGGCGCGGAGATCCCCGAGGCCGTCGTCGTCGGTCAGGTGCCACAGGTCGGCACGCCCGAGGCGTTCGGGCTGCTGCTCGACAAGGGCTCCCCGCTCACCGGCTGCGTCAGCCAGGCGGTCAGCGCGTTGGAGCGGGCCGGCGCCCTGCGGGAGCTGGAGCGGCGGTGGCTCGCCCAGGCGGCCGGAGCGCCCGAGCTGACGTGA
- a CDS encoding ABC transporter permease subunit (The N-terminal region of this protein, as described by TIGR01726, is a three transmembrane segment that identifies a subfamily of ABC transporter permease subunits, which specificities that include histidine, arginine, glutamine, glutamate, L-cystine (sic), the opines (in Agrobacterium) octopine and nopaline, etc.): MTLLDHTPSAAQLRRAAYRRRQTIRSVLVAASSTAALGTLLVVAVTGAPGWERVRASFLDPTVARDALPTVLTGLWLNVRLLVCCATGALLLGLLVAVLRTLRGPVFFPVRALAAGYTYTFRGLPLIIVLYVLTLGVPGLRLQGMPSVLVLGGLALVLTYGGYLAEVFRAGIESVHPSQLAAARSLGLTHRQTMRHVVLPQAVRRVAPPLLNDVVALQKDVGLVSLAGPIDAVRAAQIATAETFNYTPYILAGVLFVLLAVPLIAVTDWVTLRAARRQSGG, encoded by the coding sequence GTGACCCTGCTCGACCACACCCCCTCGGCGGCCCAGCTCAGGAGGGCCGCGTACCGCCGCCGGCAGACGATCCGCAGCGTGCTGGTCGCCGCCTCGTCCACGGCGGCGCTCGGCACGCTGCTGGTCGTCGCGGTCACCGGCGCGCCCGGCTGGGAGCGGGTCCGCGCGTCGTTCCTGGACCCGACGGTCGCCCGGGACGCCCTGCCGACGGTGCTGACCGGGCTCTGGCTCAACGTCCGGCTGCTGGTCTGCTGCGCGACCGGGGCGCTGCTGCTGGGGCTGCTGGTCGCGGTGCTGCGGACGCTGCGCGGGCCGGTGTTCTTCCCGGTCCGCGCGCTGGCCGCCGGCTACACGTACACCTTCCGTGGGCTGCCGCTGATCATCGTGCTGTACGTGCTCACCCTCGGCGTGCCCGGCCTGCGGTTACAGGGCATGCCGTCGGTGCTGGTGCTCGGCGGGCTCGCCCTGGTGCTCACCTACGGCGGGTACCTGGCCGAGGTCTTCCGGGCCGGCATCGAGTCGGTCCATCCCAGCCAGCTCGCCGCGGCGCGGTCGCTCGGGCTGACCCACCGGCAGACCATGCGGCACGTGGTGCTGCCGCAGGCGGTCCGTCGGGTGGCTCCGCCGCTGCTCAACGACGTGGTGGCGTTACAGAAGGACGTCGGGCTGGTGTCCCTGGCCGGCCCGATCGACGCGGTACGCGCCGCGCAGATCGCCACCGCCGAGACGTTCAACTACACGCCGTACATCCTGGCCGGGGTGTTGTTCGTGCTGCTCGCCGTCCCGCTGATCGCGGTCACCGACTGGGTGACCCTGCGGGCGGCCCGACGCCAGTCCGGAGGCTGA
- a CDS encoding amino acid ABC transporter ATP-binding protein, with product MAVLSCRGLRKAFAGRLVLDRLDLTVAEHQVVALIGASGSGKSTLLRCVNLLEEIDDGVIELDGEDVSDPRVDPDRVRRRIGMVFQSYNLFPHLTVLENVTLAPRRVHRRARAEADAQARELLARVGLADRADAYPDRLSGGQQQRVAIVRALANSPRLMLLDEVTSALDPELVGEVLTLVRDLKADGMTMVLATHEMGFAREVADQVCFLDGGRVVESGPPEQVFGAPTQPRTRQFLRRIVEAGRL from the coding sequence ATGGCCGTGCTCTCCTGCCGGGGGCTGCGCAAGGCGTTCGCCGGGCGGCTGGTGCTCGACCGGCTCGACCTGACCGTCGCCGAACACCAGGTGGTGGCCCTGATCGGGGCGTCCGGCTCGGGCAAGTCCACCCTGCTGCGCTGCGTCAACCTGCTGGAGGAGATCGACGACGGGGTGATCGAGCTGGACGGGGAGGACGTCTCCGACCCCCGCGTGGACCCCGACCGGGTCCGTCGCCGCATCGGCATGGTGTTCCAGTCGTACAACCTCTTCCCGCACCTGACCGTGCTGGAGAACGTCACCCTGGCGCCGCGCCGGGTGCACCGCCGGGCCCGCGCCGAGGCCGACGCGCAGGCCCGGGAGCTGCTGGCCCGGGTGGGGTTGGCGGACCGGGCCGACGCGTACCCGGACCGGCTCTCCGGCGGGCAGCAGCAGCGGGTGGCGATCGTGCGGGCGCTGGCCAACTCGCCCCGACTCATGTTGCTGGACGAGGTGACCTCGGCCCTGGACCCGGAGCTGGTCGGCGAGGTGCTGACGCTCGTGCGGGACCTGAAGGCGGACGGCATGACGATGGTGCTGGCCACCCACGAGATGGGGTTCGCCCGGGAGGTCGCCGACCAGGTCTGCTTCCTCGACGGCGGACGGGTGGTCGAGTCCGGTCCGCCGGAGCAGGTGTTCGGCGCGCCCACCCAGCCCCGTACCCGGCAGTTCCTGCGGCGGATCGTCGAGGCCGGCCGGCTCTGA
- the ribH gene encoding 6,7-dimethyl-8-ribityllumazine synthase: protein MAGFGEPGVTTVDAAGLTVGVVAARWHGDLTDHMLDRAVAAAQACGARAVTARVAGSVELPVVAQALARRCDVVVALGVVVRGATAHFDYVCRSVTDGLTRVALDEGKPVAHGVLTVDTVEQARDRAGLPGSTEDKGWAATVAALDAALAVRAVDAVGSRPVGF from the coding sequence ATGGCGGGTTTCGGTGAGCCCGGGGTGACGACGGTCGACGCCGCCGGCCTGACCGTGGGGGTGGTCGCCGCCCGCTGGCACGGCGACCTGACCGACCACATGCTCGACCGGGCGGTGGCCGCCGCGCAGGCGTGCGGGGCCCGCGCGGTCACCGCCCGGGTGGCCGGCTCGGTGGAGCTGCCCGTGGTGGCGCAGGCCCTGGCCCGCCGCTGCGACGTGGTGGTGGCCCTCGGCGTGGTGGTCCGGGGGGCCACCGCCCACTTCGACTACGTCTGCCGCTCGGTCACCGACGGGCTGACCCGGGTGGCCCTGGACGAGGGCAAGCCGGTGGCGCACGGGGTGCTCACCGTCGACACCGTCGAACAGGCCCGGGACCGGGCCGGGCTGCCCGGCTCGACCGAGGACAAGGGCTGGGCGGCCACCGTGGCCGCGCTGGACGCCGCGCTGGCCGTCCGCGCCGTGGACGCGGTGGGTAGCCGCCCGGTCGGGTTCTGA
- a CDS encoding bifunctional 3,4-dihydroxy-2-butanone-4-phosphate synthase/GTP cyclohydrolase II, which produces MTTVGTIQQAVADIAAGRPVVVVDDADRENEGDLIFAAERATPELVAFMVRHTSGYICVPLTESECDRLDLPPMHHTNQDRRGTAYTVTVDAREGVSTGISAADRAHTIRLLADPATSPTDLARPGHVVPLRAREGGVLRRSGHTEAAVDLTRLAGLRPAGVLCELVNDDGTMMRLPDLEKFCAEHGLTLVTIADLIAYRRRTERQVEQVAEARMPTGHGVFRAVGYRAAHDPAEHVALVMGDLGDGRDVLVRVHSECLTGDVFGSLRCDCGPQLDAALARVAREGRGVVLYVRGHEGRGIGLLHKLQAYQLQDQGRDTVDANLDLGLPADARDYGTGAQILYDLGVRSMRLLTNNPAKRAGLEGYGLTVTGREGLPVRPHPENVRYLRTKRDRMGHLLDELDEVTETPLGRVAAADEIGA; this is translated from the coding sequence GTGACCACCGTGGGAACCATTCAGCAGGCGGTGGCGGACATCGCCGCCGGCCGGCCGGTCGTCGTGGTCGACGACGCCGACCGGGAGAACGAGGGCGACCTGATCTTCGCCGCCGAGCGGGCCACCCCGGAGCTCGTCGCGTTCATGGTCCGCCACACGTCCGGCTACATCTGCGTGCCGCTGACCGAGAGCGAGTGCGACCGGCTGGACCTGCCGCCGATGCACCACACCAACCAGGACCGGCGGGGCACCGCCTACACGGTGACGGTGGACGCCCGGGAGGGCGTCAGCACCGGCATCTCCGCCGCCGACCGCGCGCACACCATCCGCCTGCTCGCCGACCCGGCGACCAGCCCGACCGACCTGGCCCGGCCGGGGCACGTGGTGCCGCTGCGCGCCCGCGAGGGCGGCGTGCTGCGCCGGTCCGGGCACACCGAGGCCGCCGTCGACCTGACCCGGCTGGCCGGGCTGCGTCCGGCCGGGGTGCTCTGCGAGCTGGTCAACGACGACGGCACCATGATGCGCCTGCCGGACCTGGAGAAGTTCTGCGCCGAGCACGGTCTCACCCTGGTCACCATCGCCGACCTGATCGCGTACCGCCGGCGCACCGAACGGCAGGTCGAGCAGGTCGCCGAGGCCCGGATGCCGACCGGGCACGGCGTGTTCCGGGCGGTGGGTTACCGCGCCGCGCACGACCCGGCCGAGCACGTCGCCCTGGTGATGGGTGACCTCGGCGACGGCCGGGACGTGCTGGTCCGGGTGCACTCCGAGTGCCTGACCGGGGACGTGTTCGGCTCGCTGCGCTGCGACTGCGGCCCGCAGCTCGACGCCGCGCTGGCCCGGGTCGCCCGGGAGGGGCGGGGCGTGGTGCTCTACGTCCGGGGGCACGAGGGGCGCGGCATCGGGCTGCTGCACAAGCTCCAGGCGTACCAGTTGCAGGACCAGGGCCGGGACACCGTCGACGCCAACCTCGACCTGGGGCTGCCGGCGGACGCCCGGGACTACGGCACCGGCGCGCAGATCCTCTACGACCTGGGGGTCCGGTCGATGCGGCTGCTGACCAACAACCCGGCCAAACGGGCCGGTCTGGAAGGCTACGGCCTGACCGTCACCGGGCGGGAGGGGCTGCCGGTGCGCCCGCACCCGGAGAACGTGCGCTACCTGCGTACCAAACGGGACCGGATGGGCCACCTCCTGGACGAGCTGGACGAGGTGACCGAGACGCCGCTGGGCCGGGTGGCCGCGGCCGACGAGATCGGAGCGTGA
- the pnuC gene encoding nicotinamide riboside transporter PnuC, whose translation MTGPLGWLLTAQLDVAGSPVLVREIVGNGFGLLSALFGLRRLVWAWPVGMVGNALLLTVFLGGVFATPQAHDLYGQAGRQVFFFAVSCYGWWRWSRTRRAGGPDAAAVTPRWATGRERLGLLAAAVVGTAVAYPALAALGSWGPLPDAWILVGSLLATYGMARGWVEFWLLWIAVDAVGVPLLLAGGFYPSAVMYLGYGLFCAWGLVSWWRASRTAGQRPDPVPPTYLEAVA comes from the coding sequence GTGACCGGCCCGCTCGGCTGGCTGCTGACCGCCCAGCTCGACGTCGCCGGCTCGCCGGTGCTGGTCCGGGAGATCGTCGGCAACGGCTTCGGGCTGCTCTCGGCGCTGTTCGGGCTGCGCCGACTGGTCTGGGCCTGGCCGGTCGGCATGGTCGGCAACGCGTTGCTGCTGACCGTCTTCCTCGGCGGGGTCTTCGCCACCCCGCAGGCGCACGACCTGTACGGGCAGGCCGGCCGGCAGGTGTTCTTCTTCGCGGTGAGCTGCTACGGCTGGTGGCGGTGGTCGCGGACCCGCCGGGCCGGCGGCCCGGACGCCGCGGCGGTCACCCCGCGCTGGGCCACCGGACGCGAGCGGCTGGGGCTGCTGGCGGCGGCCGTGGTCGGCACCGCGGTGGCATACCCGGCGCTGGCCGCGCTGGGGTCGTGGGGGCCGCTGCCGGACGCCTGGATCCTGGTCGGCAGCCTGCTGGCCACGTACGGCATGGCCCGCGGCTGGGTCGAGTTCTGGCTGCTCTGGATCGCGGTGGACGCGGTGGGGGTGCCGCTGCTGCTGGCCGGCGGGTTCTACCCCTCGGCCGTGATGTACCTGGGCTACGGCCTCTTCTGCGCCTGGGGGCTGGTCAGTTGGTGGCGGGCCTCCCGGACCGCCGGCCAGCGCCCCGATCCCGTACCCCCGACCTACCTGGAGGCCGTGGCGTGA
- a CDS encoding riboflavin synthase, whose product MFTGIVEELGEIVRVTETGDDSALVAVRGPLVTSDARHGDSVAVDGVCLTVVDTTEGVFTADVMGETLRRTALGALRPGDRVNLERAMALNGRLGGHLVQGHVDGVAELLDRTPAEKWETVRFRLPPALARYVVEKGSITVDGVSLTVAATGDDWFAVGLIPTTLAATTLGLKRPGDPVNLEVDVLAKYVERLLGDRSAGGAR is encoded by the coding sequence ATGTTCACCGGCATCGTCGAGGAGCTGGGTGAGATCGTCCGGGTGACCGAGACGGGCGACGACTCGGCGCTGGTCGCCGTCCGCGGTCCACTGGTCACCTCCGACGCCCGGCACGGCGACTCCGTCGCGGTCGACGGCGTCTGTCTGACCGTGGTCGACACCACCGAGGGCGTCTTCACCGCCGACGTGATGGGGGAGACGCTGCGCCGTACGGCGCTCGGGGCGCTGCGCCCCGGCGACCGGGTCAACCTGGAACGGGCCATGGCCCTCAACGGCCGGCTCGGCGGCCACCTGGTGCAGGGGCACGTCGACGGGGTCGCCGAGCTGCTCGACCGGACCCCCGCCGAGAAGTGGGAGACGGTCCGGTTCCGGCTGCCCCCCGCCCTGGCCCGGTACGTGGTGGAGAAGGGCTCGATCACCGTCGACGGGGTGTCGCTGACCGTCGCCGCGACCGGCGACGACTGGTTCGCCGTCGGGCTGATCCCGACCACCCTGGCGGCCACCACGCTCGGCCTGAAGCGCCCCGGCGACCCGGTCAACCTGGAGGTGGACGTGCTCGCCAAGTACGTCGAGCGGCTGCTCGGCGACCGGTCGGCCGGGGGTGCCCGGTGA